A window of the Butyricimonas faecalis genome harbors these coding sequences:
- a CDS encoding MarR family winged helix-turn-helix transcriptional regulator, protein MTEVSELVALLSKAERGYTKVLNRSFQNAGYDLSREQYELLEVLWEQDHVNQQNISKRLQKDKYNVTKLLNTLQKRGYVQRKMDKEDKRSNFVVLTEKGVESRRELRQIVDQVHTDISFTLSSQELKSAIWVLKKLNLQ, encoded by the coding sequence ATGACGGAAGTAAGTGAATTAGTAGCTCTTTTGAGCAAGGCCGAAAGAGGTTACACGAAAGTTTTGAATCGAAGTTTCCAAAATGCCGGGTATGATCTTAGCCGGGAGCAGTACGAACTTCTGGAAGTATTGTGGGAACAGGATCATGTGAACCAGCAAAATATTTCCAAACGTCTTCAAAAGGATAAGTATAATGTCACGAAACTATTGAATACCTTACAGAAAAGAGGGTATGTACAACGAAAGATGGATAAGGAGGACAAACGGAGTAATTTCGTGGTCCTGACGGAAAAAGGGGTAGAGTCTCGTCGGGAGTTAAGGCAGATCGTGGATCAGGTACATACGGATATAAGTTTCACCTTGTCTTCGCAGGAGTTGAAGTCCGCGATATGGGTATTGAAAAAACTGAATTTACAATAA
- a CDS encoding DUF1904 family protein — MPFLRFHAVEKSRLDLVGERLISEIVRTLGCPRETVVLEVVNSSFVTGENQSSAYPFVKVEYFKRSLEQQNMVAKIIFECLKEIGYPESDAYFSFLEKDCYYENGEVIK, encoded by the coding sequence ATGCCATTTTTAAGGTTTCATGCAGTAGAAAAAAGTAGATTGGACTTGGTTGGGGAGCGATTGATTTCGGAAATCGTTCGCACCCTGGGATGTCCGAGAGAGACGGTTGTGCTGGAGGTGGTGAATTCCTCTTTTGTCACGGGAGAAAATCAGTCATCAGCTTATCCTTTCGTGAAGGTAGAGTATTTTAAACGTTCGTTGGAACAGCAAAATATGGTGGCAAAGATTATCTTCGAGTGTCTGAAAGAGATCGGATACCCGGAAAGTGATGCCTATTTTTCTTTCTTGGAAAAGGATTGTTACTACGAGAATGGAGAGGTGATAAAGTAA
- a CDS encoding DHH family phosphoesterase: MYETIIEKIKEKLANRNLKVVIIPHISPDGDAAGSCSALWQVLDRVGIQAQLMTCDYIPDYLKWLKRIPDAISFQNRPKECKQWLHKADILFMLDHNTVAREGDLEPFVKEFEGEVIMIDHHPDPDKVTYQISDTSVSSTCELLYNVIAKVWGKEIIDTDIANAIYTGISTDTGGLSHNSSHPETYRVIADLLALGLNKDYVHEQLYQRNTLSRLRLTGNCLLNKLTVDEHFPVATIPITFQELELYNYKDGDLEGLVNIPLSIENVLVSVQITERKDKVKLSFRSKGNIPVNLWAKEFFNGGGHLNAAGGQMPLPLDDVVKKVRETAEWFFKQLKMEN; the protein is encoded by the coding sequence ATGTACGAAACAATCATAGAGAAAATAAAAGAGAAGCTTGCCAACAGGAACTTAAAGGTCGTGATTATACCTCATATATCGCCGGATGGAGATGCAGCCGGATCATGTTCCGCCTTGTGGCAGGTGTTGGATCGGGTGGGGATACAGGCACAGTTGATGACATGCGATTATATTCCGGATTATTTAAAATGGTTGAAACGTATCCCGGATGCTATATCTTTTCAGAATCGTCCGAAAGAGTGTAAACAGTGGTTACATAAAGCGGATATATTATTTATGCTGGATCACAATACCGTGGCTCGCGAGGGAGATTTGGAACCTTTCGTGAAGGAATTTGAGGGAGAGGTGATTATGATCGATCACCATCCGGATCCGGATAAGGTGACATACCAGATTTCAGATACAAGTGTTTCTTCCACGTGCGAATTGCTTTATAACGTGATCGCCAAGGTGTGGGGTAAAGAGATCATAGACACGGATATAGCGAATGCTATTTATACCGGAATTTCAACGGATACGGGTGGGTTAAGTCACAATTCATCTCATCCGGAGACTTATCGGGTGATTGCCGATTTACTAGCCTTAGGACTGAATAAGGATTATGTACACGAACAGCTTTATCAGCGGAATACGCTTTCCCGGTTACGCTTGACGGGGAATTGCCTGTTGAATAAATTGACCGTGGATGAGCATTTTCCAGTAGCAACGATTCCGATTACTTTTCAGGAGTTGGAATTGTACAATTATAAAGACGGGGATCTGGAGGGACTGGTGAATATTCCGTTGTCTATAGAAAATGTACTGGTTTCCGTACAAATTACCGAGCGTAAGGACAAAGTGAAACTGTCGTTTCGGTCCAAAGGGAATATCCCCGTGAATTTGTGGGCGAAAGAGTTCTTCAATGGAGGAGGACATTTAAATGCTGCCGGAGGACAAATGCCATTGCCGTTAGATGACGTGGTGAAGAAGGTGAGGGAGACGGCAGAATGGTTCTTTAAGCAATTGAAAATGGAAAATTGA
- a CDS encoding fimbrial protein, whose protein sequence is MKINNYNRKRDLFAICTSLVLSIFLTISCNKDEESTPKTEANASLTISLKGEYGKGRATIGQGDDETLKEAENKIYKATVFVFNTNGVLDKKADITSPDKSVKIENLTAGKKNVVVVANVPESINFPESINYNWFNKSENIIDLETQYTIDKGLFMSGQASVELVANQTKETTIPISRLVAKVKLGKVTIEPEAGHDISEFNLEKVLIMNARGSALMGLPATNYTLNYLYGAMPVNGNIEKSYLSETISAADYTGRYFYVLPSDNDDGHTTLITLAATYKGIPTYFPFRINNKTAESEGETTDGKFIERNHIYTINITIKRLGNGSVDPTEPGDPAALVVTVEPQDWETEIIQNVEW, encoded by the coding sequence ATGAAAATAAACAATTACAACAGAAAAAGAGACTTATTTGCAATATGTACCAGTCTCGTACTCTCCATTTTTTTGACTATATCCTGTAACAAAGACGAGGAAAGCACCCCTAAAACAGAGGCAAATGCTTCCTTGACAATCTCATTAAAAGGAGAATACGGAAAAGGACGGGCAACTATAGGTCAAGGAGATGACGAAACCCTCAAAGAAGCCGAAAATAAAATATACAAGGCTACAGTATTCGTGTTCAATACAAATGGCGTTTTAGATAAGAAAGCAGACATCACATCTCCAGACAAAAGTGTGAAAATCGAGAATTTAACAGCCGGGAAAAAGAATGTGGTTGTCGTAGCCAATGTACCGGAAAGCATCAATTTTCCAGAATCCATTAATTACAATTGGTTTAACAAAAGCGAGAACATTATCGACCTAGAGACACAATATACAATCGATAAAGGGCTTTTCATGAGCGGACAGGCATCCGTAGAATTAGTCGCCAATCAAACCAAAGAGACGACAATACCGATCAGTCGACTCGTTGCCAAAGTGAAATTAGGCAAGGTAACCATCGAACCGGAAGCAGGACATGACATTAGCGAGTTCAACCTAGAAAAAGTACTTATCATGAATGCCAGAGGATCTGCACTCATGGGACTTCCGGCAACGAATTACACATTGAATTATCTATACGGGGCAATGCCGGTAAATGGTAACATCGAAAAGTCTTATCTATCCGAAACAATTAGTGCAGCAGACTACACGGGGCGTTATTTCTACGTATTACCTAGCGACAATGATGACGGTCATACCACACTCATCACGTTAGCGGCAACCTACAAAGGAATACCTACCTACTTCCCATTTCGCATCAATAACAAAACAGCGGAATCCGAGGGTGAAACTACTGATGGGAAATTTATAGAACGTAACCATATCTACACAATTAATATAACAATCAAGCGTTTAGGTAACGGTAGTGTTGATCCGACTGAACCTGGTGATCCTGCAGCACTTGTTGTAACGGTAGAGCCACAAGATTGGGAAACAGAGATCATTCAAAATGTAGAGTGGTAA
- a CDS encoding FimB/Mfa2 family fimbrial subunit has translation MKDRYIILQIVDKATGKDITETGEAGNAQLYLFSPEGEYAGQFLASSEQIKNHTPILLPTGKLDKYHVTAWANMGTSQHFLLPSENSQIEEQAVFLIKGENEYQQNPDNLFFGSTNLSAIEESSPEKITLVRKNARMHITVRGLDTNTPEDDYYLTIQIPNNGYNFSGKPSDGVTTFRETGKFEDNGDFSTRETFNLIHTDEENTASISGVTVCLYEKSSGRSTERLLVATTQDRYGQPLSLPSGQTVNLLIDLREGTNITVYTRITPWDEIYQWTIW, from the coding sequence ATGAAGGACAGATACATCATTTTACAAATAGTGGACAAAGCTACAGGAAAGGACATCACGGAAACAGGGGAAGCTGGTAACGCACAACTTTACCTATTTTCACCGGAAGGAGAATATGCCGGGCAATTCTTGGCAAGTAGTGAGCAAATCAAAAATCACACGCCCATCTTATTGCCCACCGGAAAACTCGATAAATACCATGTCACCGCTTGGGCAAACATGGGAACAAGCCAGCATTTTCTCCTTCCATCCGAAAATAGCCAGATTGAAGAACAAGCCGTTTTCCTGATTAAGGGAGAGAACGAATATCAACAAAACCCGGATAATCTGTTTTTCGGGAGTACGAACCTTTCCGCGATAGAAGAGAGTTCTCCCGAAAAAATAACACTTGTCCGCAAAAATGCACGAATGCACATCACCGTAAGGGGATTAGACACAAATACACCGGAAGACGACTACTATCTGACCATACAAATCCCGAATAACGGTTATAATTTCTCAGGCAAACCGTCAGATGGTGTTACCACCTTTCGAGAAACAGGAAAGTTCGAGGACAACGGGGACTTTTCCACTCGGGAAACGTTCAACCTAATTCACACGGATGAAGAAAACACCGCCTCAATCAGCGGGGTGACAGTTTGCCTCTACGAAAAATCTTCCGGACGCTCGACAGAACGCCTGCTCGTTGCAACAACACAAGATCGTTACGGACAACCACTTTCCCTCCCCTCGGGACAAACCGTCAATTTACTTATAGATCTTAGAGAGGGAACAAACATCACCGTCTACACGCGAATCACGCCGTGGGACGAAATTTACCAATGGACAATCTGGTAA
- the guaA gene encoding glutamine-hydrolyzing GMP synthase — MQEKILILDFGSQYTQLIARRVRELNVYCEIYPFNHYPALDASVKGVILSGSPFSVRDEKAPQPDLSSIKGKLPLLGVCYGAQYLAHYFGGEVKASNKREYGRANLSFVDNSCPLFKNISQHSQVWMSHGDTIEVLPSHYTVVASTSDVENAAYRIEGEETFGIQFHPEVYHSTEGTALLKNFVVDICGCKQDWTPDSFIETTVAELKEKIGEDRVILGLSGGVDSTVAAMLLHRAIGKNLTCIFVDNGLLRKNEFSDVLENYKELGLNVIGVDAGDLFLSRLAGIEDPEKKRKIIGATFVDVFDEESRKVKDAKWLGQGTIYPDVIESSSVNGPSQTIKSHHNVGGLPDYMKLKVVEPLRLLFKDEVRRVGKSLGLADKFLKRHPFPGPGLAIRILGEITKEKVRLLQEADHIYITMLQEEGLYDKVWQAGTILLPIKSVGVMGDERTYESVVALRAVESTDGMTADWCHLPYEFLAKVSNKIINNVRGINRVVYDISSKPPATIEWE, encoded by the coding sequence ATGCAAGAAAAAATTCTAATACTGGATTTCGGTTCACAGTACACGCAGTTGATAGCGAGACGCGTGCGGGAACTGAATGTCTATTGCGAGATTTACCCTTTCAATCATTATCCTGCACTTGACGCTTCCGTGAAAGGTGTGATCCTTTCGGGAAGTCCTTTTTCCGTGCGCGACGAGAAGGCTCCACAACCGGATTTGTCTTCTATAAAAGGAAAATTGCCGTTACTGGGAGTGTGCTACGGGGCTCAGTATTTGGCCCATTATTTCGGGGGGGAAGTCAAAGCTTCAAACAAGAGAGAGTACGGTCGGGCGAATTTATCGTTTGTTGATAATTCCTGCCCGTTGTTTAAAAATATCAGCCAACATTCACAGGTGTGGATGTCTCACGGTGACACGATCGAGGTATTGCCTTCGCATTACACGGTGGTTGCCAGCACGTCTGACGTGGAGAATGCAGCTTATCGCATCGAGGGAGAAGAAACTTTCGGTATTCAATTCCACCCGGAGGTGTACCACAGCACGGAAGGAACTGCCTTGCTGAAGAATTTCGTGGTAGATATCTGCGGTTGTAAACAAGACTGGACACCGGATTCTTTTATCGAGACTACGGTTGCCGAATTGAAAGAAAAAATCGGCGAAGACCGGGTAATTCTTGGTTTATCGGGGGGAGTAGACTCTACCGTTGCCGCCATGTTATTACACCGGGCTATCGGTAAGAATTTGACTTGTATTTTCGTGGACAATGGTTTGTTGCGGAAAAACGAGTTCTCGGATGTACTTGAGAATTACAAGGAACTCGGGTTGAACGTCATCGGAGTGGATGCAGGTGATCTTTTCCTTTCCCGTCTGGCAGGTATCGAAGATCCGGAGAAGAAACGTAAGATTATCGGAGCTACATTCGTGGATGTATTCGACGAAGAGTCGCGTAAAGTGAAAGATGCAAAATGGTTGGGACAAGGTACGATTTATCCTGACGTGATTGAATCATCGTCAGTGAACGGGCCGTCACAGACCATCAAGTCACATCATAACGTGGGAGGTTTGCCCGATTACATGAAACTGAAAGTCGTGGAGCCTTTACGTCTGTTATTCAAGGATGAAGTTCGCCGTGTGGGTAAGAGTCTCGGATTGGCAGATAAGTTCTTGAAACGCCATCCTTTCCCCGGACCGGGTTTGGCCATCCGTATTTTGGGCGAGATCACGAAGGAGAAAGTGAGGTTGTTGCAGGAAGCGGATCACATCTATATTACCATGTTGCAGGAAGAGGGTTTGTACGATAAAGTATGGCAAGCCGGAACCATCTTACTTCCTATCAAGAGTGTCGGCGTGATGGGTGACGAGCGTACGTATGAAAGCGTGGTTGCCCTGCGTGCCGTGGAGTCAACGGATGGGATGACAGCCGATTGGTGTCACTTGCCTTATGAATTCCTGGCAAAAGTGTCTAACAAGATCATTAATAATGTCCGAGGAATTAACCGCGTTGTTTATGACATCAGCTCAAAACCGCCAGCCACGATTGAGTGGGAATAG